One window of the Labeo rohita strain BAU-BD-2019 chromosome 9, IGBB_LRoh.1.0, whole genome shotgun sequence genome contains the following:
- the dnajb2 gene encoding dnaJ homolog subfamily B member 2 isoform X2, with protein sequence MVDYYDVLGVSRNASPDDIKKAYRKLALRWHPDKNPDNKEEAEKKFKEIAEAYEVLSDKSKRDAFDRYGRSDMPSSGSGSSSFPDDFPGFTFTFRSPDEVFREFFGGQDPFADFFDDFPFGGMHSGFHSSSSRLGPGRFFSFPSANADFTSFSSSMGGMGSMGSMGGANFKSVSTSTRIVNGKRITTKKVRENGQERTEVEEDGVLKSVLINGVEDEMALALELSRREQSSQPPRQSQRPLLRPSDDSSPNPALRSYSAAPFYNCPDASEEEDEDLQMALAYSLSEMEAQQRAEDMISESDFQAFTG encoded by the exons ATGGTGGATTACTATGATGTTCTGGGAGTGTCACGAAATGCTTCTCCAGATGACATCAAGAAAGC TTACAGGAAACTGGCTCTGCGGTGGCACCCTGACAAAAACCCAGACAACAAGGAAGAGGCAGAGAAAAAATTTAAGGAGATAGCAGAGGCCTACGAAGTTCTTTCAGACA AAAGCAAACGAGATGCTTTTGACAGATACGGCAGATCGGACATGCCAAGTTCAG GCTCTGGCAGTTCTTCATTTCCTGATGACTTCCCAGGATTCACCTTCACATTCCGCAGCCCAGATGAGGTGTTTCGAGAGTTCTTCGGAGGGCAGGACCCATTCGCAGACTTTTTTG ATGATTTCCCATTTGGTGGAATGCACAGTGGGTTTCACAGCTCCTCCTCCAGGCTTGGGCCCGGTCGCTTCTTCTCCTTCCCCTCAGCAAATG CTGACTTCACCTCCTTCTCTTCTTCGATGGGTGGGATGGGCAGCATGGGCAGCATGGGAGGAGCAAATTTCAAGTCTGTTTCTACTTCCACCCGCATTGTCAATGGAAAACGTATTACCACAAAAAA GGTCAGAGAAAATGGTCAGGAGAGAACAGAGGTTGAGGAGGATGGGGTTTTGAAATCTGTCCTCATCAatg GTGTGGAGGATGAGATGGCCTTAGCTCTGGAACTGAGTCGCAGAGAGCAGTCCAGTCAGCCTCCCAGACAATCCCAACGTCCACTGCTCCGCCCCTCCGACGACAGCTCCCCAAACCCCGCTTTACGCTCCTACAGCGCCGCCCCGTTTTACAACTGTCCCGATGCCAGTGAAGAGGAGGACGAAGACCTGCAGATGGCGCTGGCCTACAGCTTGTCGGAGATGGAGGCCCAGCAGCGGGCAGAGGACATGATCTCAG AGTCCGACTTCCAGGCCTTCACAGGCTGA
- the dnajb2 gene encoding dnaJ homolog subfamily B member 2 isoform X1 — MVDYYDVLGVSRNASPDDIKKAYRKLALRWHPDKNPDNKEEAEKKFKEIAEAYEVLSDKSKRDAFDRYGRSDMPSSGSGSSSFPDDFPGFTFTFRSPDEVFREFFGGQDPFADFFDDFPFGGMHSGFHSSSSRLGPGRFFSFPSANADFTSFSSSMGGMGSMGSMGGANFKSVSTSTRIVNGKRITTKKVRENGQERTEVEEDGVLKSVLINGVEDEMALALELSRREQSSQPPRQSQRPLLRPSDDSSPNPALRSYSAAPFYNCPDASEEEDEDLQMALAYSLSEMEAQQRAEDMISGAGEGRGKQPGGVKGAVQKTEYQREVLDNSEQSTPLSPEDRLTEQSQARELESVVVQDKENDKMAANGTKVVKKRRKCQCVVC, encoded by the exons ATGGTGGATTACTATGATGTTCTGGGAGTGTCACGAAATGCTTCTCCAGATGACATCAAGAAAGC TTACAGGAAACTGGCTCTGCGGTGGCACCCTGACAAAAACCCAGACAACAAGGAAGAGGCAGAGAAAAAATTTAAGGAGATAGCAGAGGCCTACGAAGTTCTTTCAGACA AAAGCAAACGAGATGCTTTTGACAGATACGGCAGATCGGACATGCCAAGTTCAG GCTCTGGCAGTTCTTCATTTCCTGATGACTTCCCAGGATTCACCTTCACATTCCGCAGCCCAGATGAGGTGTTTCGAGAGTTCTTCGGAGGGCAGGACCCATTCGCAGACTTTTTTG ATGATTTCCCATTTGGTGGAATGCACAGTGGGTTTCACAGCTCCTCCTCCAGGCTTGGGCCCGGTCGCTTCTTCTCCTTCCCCTCAGCAAATG CTGACTTCACCTCCTTCTCTTCTTCGATGGGTGGGATGGGCAGCATGGGCAGCATGGGAGGAGCAAATTTCAAGTCTGTTTCTACTTCCACCCGCATTGTCAATGGAAAACGTATTACCACAAAAAA GGTCAGAGAAAATGGTCAGGAGAGAACAGAGGTTGAGGAGGATGGGGTTTTGAAATCTGTCCTCATCAatg GTGTGGAGGATGAGATGGCCTTAGCTCTGGAACTGAGTCGCAGAGAGCAGTCCAGTCAGCCTCCCAGACAATCCCAACGTCCACTGCTCCGCCCCTCCGACGACAGCTCCCCAAACCCCGCTTTACGCTCCTACAGCGCCGCCCCGTTTTACAACTGTCCCGATGCCAGTGAAGAGGAGGACGAAGACCTGCAGATGGCGCTGGCCTACAGCTTGTCGGAGATGGAGGCCCAGCAGCGGGCAGAGGACATGATCTCAGGTGCTGGGGAAGGGAGGGGAAAGCAACCAGGTGGTGTTAAGGGTGCTGTTCAAAAAACCGAGTATCAGAGAGAAGTGCTGGATAATTCAGAACAAAGCACCCCCTTGTCTCCAGAGGATAGACTGACAGAACAGAGTCAGGCTAGAGAGTTAGAAAGTGTTGTTGTACAGGATAAGGAGAATGACAAAATGGCAGCCAATGGGACTAAAGTGGTAAAAAAGAGGAGGAAGTGTCAGTGCGTGGTTTGTTAg